In one Bosea sp. RAC05 genomic region, the following are encoded:
- a CDS encoding response regulator transcription factor: MRLLVVEDDKDLNRQIVTALENAGYAVDKAFDGEEGLYLGETEPYDAVILDLGLPKVDGVAVLQGWRRAGKTMPVLILTARDRWSDKVGGFDAGADDYVTKPFHVEELLARVRALLRRAAGHATSELVCGPVRLDTRASRVVVDGNPVKLTSHEYRLLAYLMHHQGRVVSRTELVEHLYDQDFDRDSNTIEVFVGRLRKKLGVEVIETVRGLGYICAAPAKV, from the coding sequence GTGAGACTGCTCGTCGTCGAGGACGACAAGGACCTGAACCGCCAGATCGTCACGGCCCTTGAGAATGCCGGCTATGCCGTCGACAAGGCTTTCGACGGGGAGGAGGGCCTCTATCTCGGGGAGACCGAGCCCTATGATGCGGTCATCCTCGATCTCGGCCTGCCCAAGGTCGATGGCGTCGCCGTGCTGCAGGGCTGGCGACGGGCCGGCAAGACGATGCCGGTGCTGATCCTGACCGCGCGCGACCGCTGGAGCGACAAGGTCGGCGGCTTCGATGCCGGCGCCGACGACTATGTCACCAAGCCCTTCCATGTCGAGGAACTGCTGGCGCGCGTGCGGGCGCTGCTGCGCCGCGCGGCCGGGCACGCCACGTCCGAACTCGTCTGCGGCCCGGTCAGGCTCGACACGCGCGCCAGCCGCGTCGTCGTCGACGGCAACCCGGTCAAGCTGACCTCGCACGAGTACCGGCTGCTGGCCTATCTGATGCACCATCAGGGTCGGGTCGTCTCCCGCACCGAACTGGTCGAGCATCTCTACGATCAGGATTTCGATCGTGATTCCAATACGATCGAGGTGTTCGTCGGGCGCCTGCGCAAGAAGCTCGGGGTCGAGGTCATCGAGACCGTGCGCGGCCTCGGCTACATCTGCGCCGCGCCCGCCAAGGTCTGA
- a CDS encoding HAMP domain-containing sensor histidine kinase, producing MPNLFRTTAFKLTAVYLVVFALFAGLLLGYVAWNAKRLLDDQIRSTIDAEIQGLAEQQRQGGIRRLVNVIERRSRAPGASLYLVTTPVGERIAGNVEALPPGTLDRPGEAEIEYARTSEAVDRPSRAIVRVFVLPAGFRLLVGRDVEERERLGIVIRRAAGWSLLLVFVLGCFASWFVARRVLKRIDDMTGTAQSIMAGDLKGRLAISGTGDELDRLALNLNAMLERIGELMAGMQQVSDNIAHDLKTPLTRLRNRAEEALRTASSPDELRTALDGSIDEADNLIRVFNALLMIARLETGRIQDSMDTLDLSEIVSGLAELYEPLAEEAGLSLVTEVSPGLRVSGNRELIGQALANLIDNALKYAAPAASDRAQVTVSARQEGGEILLSVADQGPGIPAEDRARVLERFVRLDVSRSKPGFGLGLALAAGVVRLHGGQLRLEDNAPGLRVVIALPAHVMAAAGRDAIEPAGATKPVDMPPARERPGSTGAPNPVGVPSL from the coding sequence CTGCCCAACCTGTTCCGGACGACCGCCTTCAAGCTGACGGCGGTCTACCTCGTCGTCTTCGCGCTCTTCGCCGGGCTTCTGCTCGGCTATGTCGCCTGGAACGCCAAGCGCCTGCTCGACGATCAGATCCGCTCCACCATCGACGCCGAGATCCAGGGCCTGGCCGAGCAGCAGCGCCAGGGTGGGATCCGGCGGCTGGTCAACGTCATCGAGCGCCGCTCGCGTGCGCCGGGCGCCTCGCTCTACCTCGTCACCACCCCGGTCGGAGAGCGCATTGCCGGCAATGTCGAGGCGCTGCCGCCGGGCACGCTCGACCGTCCGGGCGAGGCCGAGATCGAATATGCCCGCACCAGCGAGGCGGTGGACAGGCCGAGCCGGGCCATCGTGCGCGTCTTCGTGCTGCCGGCCGGCTTTCGGCTGCTGGTCGGCCGCGACGTCGAGGAGCGCGAGCGCCTCGGCATCGTCATCCGTCGGGCTGCGGGCTGGTCGCTCCTGCTGGTCTTCGTCCTCGGCTGCTTCGCGAGCTGGTTCGTGGCGCGGCGCGTGCTCAAGCGCATCGACGACATGACGGGGACCGCCCAGTCGATCATGGCCGGCGACCTCAAGGGCCGTCTTGCGATCTCGGGCACGGGCGACGAGCTCGACCGGCTGGCGCTCAACCTCAACGCCATGCTGGAGCGCATCGGCGAGCTGATGGCCGGCATGCAGCAGGTCTCGGACAACATCGCCCATGACCTCAAGACGCCGCTGACGCGGCTGCGCAACCGGGCCGAGGAGGCCTTGCGCACCGCAAGCTCGCCTGACGAGCTGCGCACCGCGCTCGACGGCTCGATCGACGAGGCCGACAACCTGATTCGCGTCTTCAACGCCCTGCTCATGATCGCACGGCTCGAGACCGGCCGGATCCAGGACAGCATGGACACGCTCGACCTCTCCGAGATCGTGTCCGGCCTGGCCGAACTCTACGAGCCCCTGGCCGAGGAGGCGGGGCTTTCGCTCGTCACCGAGGTGTCGCCGGGCCTGCGGGTTTCCGGCAACCGGGAGCTGATCGGCCAGGCTCTGGCGAACCTGATCGACAATGCGCTGAAATATGCCGCGCCCGCCGCGAGCGACCGGGCGCAGGTGACGGTGTCGGCCCGGCAGGAGGGGGGCGAGATCCTGCTCTCCGTCGCCGATCAGGGGCCGGGCATCCCGGCGGAGGACCGTGCCCGCGTGCTCGAACGCTTCGTGCGTCTCGATGTCAGCCGCAGCAAGCCGGGCTTCGGGCTGGGGCTCGCCCTCGCGGCCGGCGTGGTGCGCCTGCATGGCGGCCAGCTGCGGCTCGAGGACAATGCGCCGGGCCTTCGCGTCGTCATCGCCCTGCCGGCACATGTCATGGCAGCCGCCGGGCGGGACGCGATCGAACCCGCTGGCGCGACCAAGCCTGTGGACATGCCGCCCGCGCGCGAGCGTCCCGGCTCGACAGGCGCGCCAAACCCTGTTGGCGTCCCCTCGCTCTGA
- a CDS encoding response regulator transcription factor encodes MRLLIVEDDAEAAAYLTKAFREAGHVADHAGDGLEGYAMAEGGGYDVLVVDRMLPRLDGLSLIRSLREQKDATPALILSALAQVDDRVKGLRAGGDDYLPKPYAFSELLARVEVLARRRGAPASEPTSYRVGDLDLDRLAHRVTRGGTEILLQPREFRLLEYLMKHAGQVVTRTMLLENVWDYHFDPQTNVIDVHVSRLRAKVDKGFEHPMIHTIRGAGYMVRDTQR; translated from the coding sequence ATGCGACTGCTGATCGTCGAAGATGATGCCGAGGCCGCGGCCTACCTGACCAAGGCCTTCCGCGAGGCCGGCCATGTCGCCGACCATGCGGGCGACGGGCTGGAAGGCTACGCCATGGCCGAGGGCGGCGGCTACGATGTCCTCGTCGTCGACCGCATGCTGCCGCGCCTGGACGGGCTCTCGCTGATCCGCTCGCTGCGCGAGCAGAAGGACGCGACCCCGGCCCTGATTCTCTCCGCCCTGGCGCAGGTCGACGACCGCGTGAAGGGGCTGCGCGCCGGCGGCGACGACTATCTGCCCAAGCCTTATGCCTTCTCGGAGCTTCTGGCGCGGGTCGAGGTGCTGGCGCGTCGCCGCGGCGCGCCGGCCTCCGAGCCGACGAGCTACCGGGTCGGCGATCTCGATCTCGACCGGCTCGCCCACCGCGTCACGCGCGGTGGCACGGAGATCCTGCTGCAGCCGCGCGAATTCCGGCTGCTCGAATATCTGATGAAACATGCGGGCCAGGTGGTGACGCGCACCATGCTGCTGGAGAATGTCTGGGACTATCACTTCGATCCCCAGACCAACGTCATCGACGTGCATGTCAGCCGCCTGCGCGCCAAGGTCGACAAGGGCTTCGAGCACCCGATGATCCACACCATCCGCGGCGCGGGATACATGGTCCGTGACACACAACGCTGA
- a CDS encoding heme lyase CcmF/NrfE family subunit yields the protein MIVEIGHFALALALGVAVVQSLVPLWGVARHDRALASVGSAAAVTCFLLVALAFAALVTSYVRSDFSVENVVANSHSTQPLIYKLTSVWGNHEGSMLLWVLILTLFGALVALSRRSLPVRLRAGTLAAQGMVTVAFLAFTLLTSNPFRRMIPAPPEGQDLNPILQDLGLAIHPPLLYVGYVGFSITYAFAVAALIDGRIDAVWARAVRPWTLLAWVFLTLGIAMGSYWAYYELGWGGWWFWDPVENASLMPWLAGTALIHSTVVMEKRDALKVWTILLAILTFSLSLLGTFIVRSGVLTSVHSFATDPARGLFILMILVFFVGGSLALFAWRAPLLRQGGLFAPVSREGALVVNNVFIATACATVFIGTLYPLVLEMVTGDKISVGPPFFNATFVPVLVPLLLLLPLGQSLAWKRGDLLGAAQRNLAAFGLAILAALALVAFTWGGPVLAPLGIGLGVFLVAGAAFDLGERIISRASGWPAIWSRAKGLPRSAWGTALAHAGVGLSVIGIAAVAWSTEAIGVLKPGERLTSGRYTVVLESIMPRTGPNFRAEVARFQVFSGNRELKPVEAAKRVYLARNMPTTEAGIRTDGLSQAYVALGEPQEDGGIAVRLYDKPLILLIWIGAIVMSLGGALSLTDRRFRLAAPRRAKAQPVAAPQPAE from the coding sequence ATGATCGTCGAGATCGGCCATTTCGCGCTGGCGCTGGCGCTCGGCGTCGCCGTGGTGCAGTCGCTGGTGCCGCTCTGGGGCGTCGCGCGGCATGACCGGGCGCTCGCCAGCGTCGGCTCGGCGGCCGCCGTCACCTGTTTCCTGCTGGTCGCATTGGCCTTCGCCGCGCTGGTCACGTCCTATGTGCGCTCGGACTTCTCAGTCGAGAACGTCGTCGCCAACTCGCACTCGACGCAGCCGCTGATCTACAAGCTGACCTCCGTCTGGGGGAACCACGAGGGCTCGATGCTCCTCTGGGTGCTGATCCTGACGCTGTTCGGCGCGCTCGTCGCGCTGTCGCGCCGCTCGCTGCCGGTGCGTCTGCGGGCCGGGACGCTCGCCGCCCAGGGCATGGTCACGGTCGCCTTCCTTGCCTTCACCCTGCTGACCTCGAATCCGTTCCGCCGGATGATTCCGGCCCCGCCCGAGGGGCAGGATCTCAACCCGATCCTGCAGGACCTCGGCCTCGCGATCCACCCGCCGCTGCTCTATGTCGGCTATGTCGGCTTCTCGATCACCTACGCTTTCGCCGTCGCGGCCCTCATCGACGGGCGGATCGACGCCGTCTGGGCCCGCGCCGTCAGGCCCTGGACGCTGCTCGCCTGGGTCTTCCTGACGCTGGGCATCGCGATGGGCTCCTACTGGGCCTATTACGAGCTGGGCTGGGGCGGCTGGTGGTTCTGGGACCCGGTCGAGAACGCCTCGCTGATGCCCTGGCTGGCCGGCACCGCGCTGATCCATTCCACGGTGGTGATGGAGAAGCGCGACGCGCTCAAGGTCTGGACGATCCTGCTCGCGATCCTGACCTTCTCGCTCTCGCTGCTGGGGACCTTCATCGTCCGCTCCGGCGTGCTGACCTCGGTGCACTCCTTCGCCACCGACCCGGCCCGCGGCCTCTTCATCCTGATGATCCTGGTCTTCTTCGTCGGCGGCTCGCTGGCGTTGTTCGCCTGGCGCGCGCCGCTCTTGCGGCAGGGCGGCCTGTTCGCGCCGGTCTCCCGCGAGGGCGCGCTCGTCGTCAACAACGTCTTCATCGCGACAGCCTGCGCCACCGTCTTCATCGGCACGCTCTATCCGCTCGTGCTGGAGATGGTGACGGGCGACAAGATCTCGGTCGGCCCGCCCTTCTTCAACGCCACCTTCGTGCCCGTTCTGGTCCCGCTGCTGCTGCTCCTGCCGCTCGGCCAGTCGCTCGCCTGGAAGCGCGGCGACCTGCTCGGCGCCGCGCAGCGCAACCTCGCCGCCTTCGGCCTGGCGATCCTCGCCGCGCTCGCCCTCGTCGCCTTCACCTGGGGCGGCCCGGTGCTGGCCCCGCTGGGCATCGGCCTCGGCGTCTTCCTCGTCGCCGGCGCCGCCTTCGATCTCGGCGAGCGGATCATCAGCCGCGCCAGCGGGTGGCCGGCCATCTGGTCGCGGGCCAAGGGGCTGCCGCGTTCGGCCTGGGGCACCGCGCTCGCCCATGCCGGCGTCGGCCTGAGCGTCATCGGCATCGCCGCCGTGGCCTGGAGCACCGAGGCGATCGGCGTGCTGAAGCCGGGCGAGCGCCTCACCAGCGGCCGCTACACGGTCGTGCTGGAATCGATCATGCCGCGTACCGGCCCCAATTTCCGGGCGGAGGTGGCGCGTTTCCAGGTCTTCTCCGGCAATCGCGAACTCAAGCCCGTCGAGGCCGCCAAGCGAGTCTACCTCGCCCGCAACATGCCGACCACGGAAGCCGGCATCCGGACCGATGGCCTGAGCCAGGCCTATGTCGCGCTCGGCGAGCCGCAGGAGGACGGCGGCATCGCGGTGCGGCTCTACGACAAGCCGCTGATCCTGCTGATCTGGATCGGTGCGATCGTGATGTCGCTCGGCGGTGCGCTGTCGCTGACCGACCGGCGCTTCCGGCTGGCGGCGCCGCGGCGCGCCAAGGCCCAGCCGGTTGCCGCGCCCCAGCCGGCGGAGTGA
- a CDS encoding sensor histidine kinase, whose amino-acid sequence MPFRPHRYSIGARLFISAAVCCALVLMLAGVGLTTFYRRSAERGFDERLSVYIKELIADLAAPPETERQAIGDLGEPRFDLPLSGWYWQIIRLDGERPTIRASRSLVGGQLPKLLDQPIVPNARGIRESYISGPDDRSLRILEREIDVGEDGRFTVAVAAPSDELDADIRDFRFALTMTFVLLGLALVASTIVQVRFGLRPLARLRSAVGLVRTGETPRIVGQYPPDLAPLAGELNLLIDANHEILDRARTQVGNLAHALKTPLSVMINEAEAGEGHLAETVKSQAAVMRDQVQYYLDRARAAALSGALGGVTEVVPSLDALIRTFAKISQGRGIAGSHSVSTGVRFRGDRQDFEEMLGNLLDNAFKWAESSVAVSLDPAPAGSGRIVLLIDDDGPGLPDDARADMLKRGRRLDEGTPGSGLGLSIVVDLAKLHGGELSLERSPLGGLRARLTLPSV is encoded by the coding sequence ATGCCGTTCCGCCCGCATCGCTACTCTATCGGCGCACGGCTCTTCATCTCGGCGGCGGTCTGCTGCGCGCTGGTGCTGATGCTGGCCGGCGTCGGCCTGACGACGTTCTATCGCCGTTCGGCGGAACGGGGCTTCGACGAGCGCCTCAGCGTCTACATCAAGGAACTGATCGCCGATCTCGCCGCACCGCCCGAGACGGAACGCCAGGCGATCGGGGATCTCGGCGAACCGCGCTTCGATCTGCCGCTGTCGGGTTGGTACTGGCAGATCATCCGCCTCGACGGCGAGCGCCCGACGATCCGCGCCTCGCGCTCGCTCGTCGGCGGGCAGCTGCCCAAGCTGCTCGACCAGCCGATCGTCCCCAATGCGCGGGGCATCCGCGAAAGCTACATCTCCGGCCCCGACGATCGTTCGCTGCGCATCCTCGAGCGCGAGATCGACGTGGGCGAGGATGGCCGCTTCACCGTGGCGGTCGCCGCCCCCTCCGACGAACTCGACGCCGACATCCGCGACTTCCGCTTCGCGCTGACGATGACCTTCGTGCTGCTGGGGCTCGCGCTCGTCGCCTCGACGATCGTCCAGGTTCGCTTCGGCCTGCGCCCGCTCGCGAGGCTGCGAAGTGCCGTCGGCTTGGTGCGCACCGGCGAGACGCCGCGCATCGTCGGGCAGTACCCGCCTGATCTCGCGCCGCTTGCCGGCGAGCTCAACCTGCTGATCGACGCCAATCACGAGATCCTCGATCGCGCCCGCACCCAGGTCGGCAATCTCGCCCATGCCCTCAAGACGCCGCTGAGCGTGATGATCAATGAGGCCGAGGCCGGGGAAGGCCATCTGGCGGAGACGGTCAAGAGCCAGGCCGCCGTCATGCGCGATCAGGTTCAGTACTATCTCGACCGCGCCCGGGCGGCGGCGCTCTCCGGTGCGCTCGGCGGCGTCACCGAGGTGGTGCCGTCGCTCGATGCCCTGATCCGGACCTTCGCCAAGATCTCGCAGGGCCGTGGCATCGCCGGGAGCCACAGCGTATCAACCGGCGTGCGCTTCCGGGGCGACAGGCAGGATTTCGAGGAAATGCTGGGAAACCTGCTCGATAATGCCTTCAAATGGGCGGAGTCCTCGGTCGCCGTTTCGCTCGACCCGGCGCCCGCCGGCTCCGGCCGGATCGTCCTGCTGATCGATGACGACGGCCCGGGTCTGCCCGACGATGCCCGTGCCGACATGCTCAAGCGCGGGCGGCGCCTCGACGAGGGCACGCCCGGCTCGGGCCTCGGCCTGTCGATCGTCGTCGATCTGGCCAAGCTCCATGGCGGCGAGCTCTCCCTGGAGCGGTCGCCGCTCGGTGGCCTTCGGGCGCGCCTGACACTGCCTTCGGTCTGA
- a CDS encoding trypsin-like peptidase domain-containing protein, protein MTTQTTPSRSILKRGALLAGAATLGIGLAAGLADGALRFDHPAFAQPIQLSGVQTQLPSFADMVEKVKPAVVSVRVKQTIDAADDGQGSLDDLPPGLRRFFEQQQPPRAQRPSRPEPRQGMSQGSGFFISQDGYVVTNNHVVDKASEVQLVTDDGKTLNAKVIGTDPRTDLALLKVTEGGSFPFVQLAPAKPRIGDWVLAVGNPFGLGGTVTAGIVSAQGRDIGSGPYDDFLQIDAAVNRGNSGGPTFNQKGEVVGVNTAIFSPSGGNVGIAFAVPASTVEQVVSALKKDGTVSRGFIGVQIQPVTPEIAEAAGLKQPHGALVAAAERNGPAAKAGIKRGDTILSVDGVSIKDARELSRKIATYAPGSKVKITVWRDGKEREIGFEVGRQPAA, encoded by the coding sequence ATGACGACCCAGACGACCCCCTCCCGTTCCATCCTGAAGCGCGGCGCGCTGCTCGCCGGCGCGGCCACCCTCGGCATCGGCCTCGCGGCCGGCCTCGCCGACGGCGCGCTCAGGTTCGACCACCCCGCCTTCGCCCAGCCGATCCAGCTCTCGGGCGTCCAGACCCAGCTTCCCTCCTTCGCCGACATGGTCGAGAAGGTGAAGCCGGCCGTCGTCTCCGTCCGCGTCAAGCAGACGATCGACGCCGCCGATGACGGCCAGGGCAGCCTGGACGATCTCCCGCCCGGCCTACGCCGCTTCTTCGAGCAGCAGCAGCCTCCGCGCGCGCAGCGTCCGAGCCGGCCCGAGCCGCGCCAGGGCATGTCCCAGGGTTCGGGCTTCTTCATCAGCCAGGACGGCTATGTGGTGACCAACAACCACGTCGTCGACAAGGCCTCCGAGGTCCAGCTCGTCACCGACGACGGCAAGACCCTGAACGCCAAGGTCATCGGCACCGATCCGCGCACCGACCTCGCCCTGCTCAAGGTCACCGAAGGCGGCAGCTTCCCCTTCGTCCAGCTCGCCCCGGCCAAGCCGCGCATCGGCGACTGGGTGCTGGCGGTCGGCAACCCCTTCGGTCTGGGCGGCACGGTCACGGCCGGCATCGTCTCGGCGCAGGGCCGCGACATCGGCTCGGGCCCCTATGACGACTTCCTGCAGATCGACGCGGCGGTGAACCGCGGCAACTCGGGCGGGCCGACCTTCAACCAGAAGGGCGAGGTCGTGGGCGTCAACACCGCGATCTTCTCGCCCTCGGGCGGCAATGTCGGCATCGCCTTCGCGGTTCCGGCCTCGACCGTCGAGCAGGTGGTCTCCGCGCTGAAGAAGGACGGCACCGTGTCGCGTGGCTTCATCGGCGTCCAGATCCAGCCGGTCACGCCCGAGATCGCCGAAGCGGCCGGCCTGAAGCAGCCGCATGGCGCCCTCGTCGCCGCCGCCGAGCGCAACGGGCCTGCCGCCAAGGCCGGCATCAAGCGGGGCGACACGATCCTCTCGGTCGATGGCGTGTCGATCAAGGACGCCCGCGAGCTCTCGCGCAAGATCGCGACCTATGCCCCGGGCTCGAAGGTGAAGATCACCGTCTGGCGTGACGGCAAGGAGCGCGAGATCGGCTTCGAGGTCGGCCGCCAGCCGGCCGCCTGA
- the ccmE gene encoding cytochrome c maturation protein CcmE, which translates to MTAVEPLRPLAGKRRYTRKQRRLMLIGAAGLVLALSAGLVLFALRDTIVFFYGPTEISEKGVTPGTRMRLGGLVEQGSVVRGPGQRVVFSITDSRTVIKVTYEGLLPDLFREGQGVVTEGVFQGGDQFRADSVLAKHDETYMPREVADTLKKQGHWQPGGAGGSAPPSKPAPQASP; encoded by the coding sequence ATGACCGCCGTCGAGCCCCTGCGCCCGCTCGCCGGGAAGCGCCGCTACACGCGAAAGCAGCGCCGGCTCATGCTGATCGGCGCCGCCGGACTCGTGCTCGCCCTGTCGGCCGGGCTCGTGCTGTTTGCGCTGCGCGACACGATCGTCTTCTTCTACGGGCCGACGGAGATCTCGGAGAAGGGCGTGACGCCCGGCACGCGCATGCGCCTGGGCGGTCTGGTGGAGCAGGGCTCCGTCGTTCGCGGGCCCGGCCAGCGCGTCGTCTTCTCGATCACCGACAGCCGCACCGTCATCAAGGTCACCTATGAGGGGCTGCTGCCTGACCTGTTCCGCGAGGGGCAGGGCGTCGTGACCGAGGGCGTTTTCCAGGGCGGCGATCAGTTCCGCGCCGACTCGGTGCTCGCCAAGCACGACGAAACCTATATGCCGCGTGAGGTGGCAGACACGTTGAAGAAGCAGGGCCATTGGCAGCCGGGCGGGGCGGGGGGATCGGCTCCCCCGTCGAAGCCGGCCCCACAGGCGTCCCCATGA
- a CDS encoding PepSY domain-containing protein, producing the protein MSIMPVETFLALSLLANPLPIHRIDNPEPISCLSADETRDAVAEGRVIQPAQASRHARQAAPGEVVRIRLCRQGDEYVYVVTTLKRDGRVARVTLEGQSGKVGTIR; encoded by the coding sequence ATGTCGATCATGCCCGTCGAAACCTTCCTTGCCCTGTCCCTGCTGGCGAATCCGTTGCCGATCCATCGGATCGACAATCCGGAGCCGATTTCCTGCCTGTCCGCGGACGAGACGCGCGATGCCGTGGCCGAAGGCCGCGTCATCCAGCCGGCGCAGGCGTCGCGCCATGCCCGACAGGCCGCCCCGGGCGAGGTCGTCCGCATCAGGCTCTGCCGCCAGGGCGACGAATACGTCTATGTGGTCACGACGCTGAAGCGCGACGGCCGTGTCGCCCGCGTGACGCTCGAGGGACAGTCGGGCAAGGTCGGCACGATTCGCTGA
- the ccmI gene encoding c-type cytochrome biogenesis protein CcmI yields the protein MLIWIIFAVMTGASVFALLWPLGRGRSLAFADVGDATSLYRAQLGEIDRDLARRLIGPVEAEAARAEAARRLLRASGDDAAPAGETESSLRRRRASSALALSCVPLLALLVYGAYGSPAKPDQPLAARLQADPSRQDFALALARIETHLAANPSDGKGWSVIAPVYMRLNRYDDAATAFAAAIRHGEASAEAYAGLGEARALAAGGVVTAAARESFAGALRVDPKNARARFFLAIGQEQDGDAPGAIASLRALLDEAAADAPWTQTVRQRLARLEAETGAGGIAALPPAEQQAAIRGMVEGLSARLKAGGGTLPEWTRLIRSQVVLGDKVAARESLAMARERLAQEASAAAALDALAGELALKETAP from the coding sequence ATGCTGATCTGGATCATCTTCGCGGTCATGACCGGGGCCTCCGTGTTTGCGCTGCTCTGGCCGCTCGGCCGGGGCCGGTCGCTTGCGTTCGCCGATGTCGGGGACGCCACGAGCCTCTATCGCGCGCAACTCGGCGAGATCGACCGCGACCTCGCCCGCCGCCTGATCGGGCCGGTCGAGGCCGAGGCCGCACGCGCCGAGGCCGCGCGTCGCCTGCTGCGCGCCTCGGGCGATGATGCGGCGCCCGCCGGCGAGACCGAATCCTCGCTGCGCCGCCGCCGCGCCAGTTCGGCGCTCGCTCTGTCCTGCGTGCCGCTCCTCGCCTTGCTGGTCTACGGCGCCTATGGCTCGCCCGCAAAGCCGGACCAGCCGCTCGCGGCGCGTCTCCAGGCCGATCCGTCACGACAGGATTTCGCGCTCGCGCTCGCCCGGATCGAGACCCATCTCGCCGCCAACCCCTCCGACGGCAAGGGCTGGTCGGTGATCGCGCCGGTCTACATGCGCCTGAACCGCTATGACGACGCAGCCACCGCCTTCGCGGCGGCCATCCGCCATGGCGAGGCGAGCGCGGAAGCCTATGCCGGGCTGGGGGAGGCGCGGGCTCTGGCGGCCGGCGGCGTCGTCACCGCCGCTGCGCGCGAGAGTTTCGCCGGCGCGCTGCGCGTCGATCCGAAGAATGCCCGGGCCCGGTTCTTCCTCGCCATTGGGCAGGAGCAGGATGGGGACGCGCCCGGCGCCATAGCCAGCCTGCGCGCCCTGCTCGACGAGGCCGCCGCAGACGCGCCCTGGACCCAGACCGTCCGCCAGCGCCTGGCGCGGCTCGAAGCCGAGACGGGTGCCGGGGGCATCGCGGCGTTGCCGCCGGCCGAGCAGCAGGCGGCGATCCGCGGCATGGTCGAGGGCCTCTCGGCGCGCCTGAAGGCGGGCGGCGGCACGCTGCCGGAATGGACGCGCCTGATCCGGTCGCAGGTGGTTCTCGGCGACAAGGTGGCGGCGCGCGAATCGCTCGCCATGGCGCGCGAGCGGCTGGCGCAGGAGGCCTCGGCCGCTGCGGCGCTGGACGCGCTGGCCGGGGAACTCGCCCTCAAGGAGACAGCGCCATGA
- a CDS encoding cytochrome c-type biogenesis protein, with protein sequence MRRVLWPRLALAILLAIAPGLPARAVQPGEVLPDPAMERRARAISGELRCLVCQNQSIDDSDAPLAKDLRVLVRERLVAGDSDTAVRDFVVARYGDFVLLRPPFDLRTALLWAAPLMILLAALVFTWRRGRAMPAPASAAPLSDEERRRLQRLLDSETP encoded by the coding sequence ATGCGCCGAGTCCTCTGGCCGCGTCTCGCCCTCGCCATCCTGCTGGCGATCGCCCCCGGCCTTCCCGCCCGGGCGGTCCAGCCGGGCGAGGTGCTGCCCGACCCGGCCATGGAGCGCCGCGCCCGCGCGATTTCCGGCGAGCTGCGCTGCCTCGTCTGCCAGAACCAGTCGATCGACGATTCGGACGCGCCGCTCGCCAAGGATCTGCGCGTGCTGGTGCGCGAGCGGCTCGTCGCCGGCGACAGCGACACGGCGGTGCGCGATTTCGTCGTCGCCCGCTACGGCGATTTCGTCCTGCTGCGGCCGCCCTTCGACCTCCGCACGGCCCTGCTCTGGGCCGCGCCTCTCATGATCCTGCTGGCGGCCCTGGTCTTCACCTGGCGGCGCGGCCGCGCCATGCCCGCCCCGGCCAGCGCGGCGCCGCTGTCCGATGAGGAACGCCGCCGCCTGCAGCGCCTGCTGGATTCCGAGACGCCCTGA